The proteins below are encoded in one region of Aquisphaera giovannonii:
- a CDS encoding class I SAM-dependent rRNA methyltransferase, which yields MTASPKGRICLLPRRARPFFAGHPWVYRASIARIEGKPDAADEVSVFSAEGAFIARGLFNPSSNIVVRLYRWEDEPLDEAFWRSKIRAAAHLRGGVLALGDPGAACRLVFSEGDGLSGLTVDRYDRWLVANISSLAVHKRREMLLEILREVTGCEGILARPDRATADKEGMARGDASILGNIPDGPVGVLENGLKYEVDLVGGQKTGFYCDQRDNRKAVARFCAGGRVLDLFCYTGGFSLNALRHGAASGTVGIDSSAAAIAQARRNASLNGLDRAEFRAADAHEALADLAEKGETFGVVICDPPKYAGQAKDREVAMRGYRRLNAAALRVLQPGGILATCSCSGLVDRASFAAMLGQVAEETRRPIQILEQRGQAADHPVSAACPESDYLKCFLCRVG from the coding sequence GTGACCGCGTCGCCGAAGGGCCGGATCTGCCTGCTGCCGCGCCGGGCGAGGCCCTTCTTCGCCGGTCATCCGTGGGTCTACCGGGCGTCGATCGCCCGCATCGAGGGCAAGCCCGACGCGGCGGACGAGGTCTCCGTCTTCAGCGCCGAGGGCGCGTTCATCGCCCGGGGATTGTTCAATCCATCGAGCAACATCGTCGTCCGGCTCTACCGCTGGGAGGATGAGCCCCTGGACGAGGCGTTCTGGCGTTCGAAGATTCGGGCCGCCGCGCACCTCCGCGGCGGCGTCCTCGCGCTCGGCGATCCCGGCGCGGCGTGCCGACTCGTCTTCAGCGAAGGCGACGGGCTCTCGGGCCTCACCGTCGATCGGTACGACCGCTGGCTCGTCGCCAACATCTCCAGCCTGGCGGTCCACAAACGCCGGGAAATGCTCCTGGAGATCCTCCGCGAGGTGACGGGCTGCGAGGGGATTCTCGCCCGACCGGATCGCGCCACCGCCGACAAGGAGGGGATGGCCCGCGGCGACGCGTCGATCCTCGGGAACATCCCCGACGGTCCCGTGGGCGTCCTGGAGAACGGGTTGAAGTACGAGGTGGACCTCGTCGGCGGCCAGAAGACGGGCTTCTATTGCGACCAGCGCGACAATCGCAAGGCGGTCGCCCGCTTCTGCGCGGGCGGGCGCGTCCTCGACCTGTTCTGCTACACCGGGGGCTTCTCCCTCAACGCGCTGCGGCACGGCGCGGCCTCCGGCACCGTCGGGATTGATAGCTCGGCCGCGGCGATCGCCCAGGCGAGGCGGAACGCCTCGCTCAACGGCCTGGATCGGGCCGAGTTCCGGGCCGCGGACGCTCACGAGGCGCTGGCCGACCTGGCCGAGAAGGGCGAGACGTTCGGCGTGGTGATCTGCGACCCGCCCAAGTACGCCGGGCAGGCGAAGGACCGCGAGGTCGCGATGAGAGGCTACCGGAGGCTCAACGCGGCGGCCCTCCGGGTCCTCCAGCCGGGCGGGATCCTCGCGACCTGCTCGTGCTCCGGGCTCGTCGATCGGGCCTCGTTCGCGGCGATGCTGGGGCAGGTCGCGGAGGAGACGCGGCGGCCGATCCAGATCCTCGAGCAACGCGGGCAGGCGGCGGACCATCCGGTCTCCGCCGCCTGCCCCGAGAGCGATTATCTCAAGTGCTTCCTCTGCCGGGTCGGCTGA
- a CDS encoding response regulator: MNESSSVPKILIADDNPQNVELLEAYLSDVECELRTASDGEETLEAVREFRPDLILLDIMMPRLSGFEVCRKLRANPDTRDVLILMVTALNEASDFERGVQAGTDDFLTKPVNKVELLCRIRSLLRVRHLKDQLERTLAYLAEFESASRAPQPGGAPSGL, encoded by the coding sequence TTGAACGAGTCGAGCTCGGTCCCCAAGATCCTGATCGCCGACGACAATCCCCAGAACGTCGAGCTCCTGGAGGCTTACCTCAGCGACGTCGAGTGCGAGCTCCGCACGGCCTCCGACGGCGAGGAGACCCTGGAGGCCGTCCGGGAATTCCGCCCCGATCTCATCCTGCTCGACATCATGATGCCGCGGCTATCCGGGTTCGAGGTCTGCCGGAAGCTTCGGGCCAACCCCGACACGCGGGACGTGCTGATCCTCATGGTGACGGCGCTCAACGAGGCCTCGGACTTCGAACGCGGCGTGCAGGCGGGGACCGACGACTTCCTCACCAAGCCCGTGAACAAGGTCGAGCTGCTCTGCCGGATCCGGAGCCTGCTGCGGGTCCGCCACCTGAAGGACCAGCTCGAGCGGACGCTCGCCTACCTCGCCGAGTTCGAGTCGGCGAGCCGCGCACCGCAGCCCGGCGGGGCGCCGAGCGGGCTGTGA
- a CDS encoding pyridoxal phosphate-dependent aminotransferase produces the protein MPLQLAERSNLIEPSATLAMGAEAKRLKAQGLEILDFALGEPDFDTPQNIQDAAFRAIKEGKTHYTPPAGIPELRQAVARHYTGRESLPTDASQVVISNGAKHSIHNALMAVCGHGDEVIIPAPYWVSYSDLVKLTGASPIVVPTTEESGFKLTPDQFLQAVTPRTRLLMLNSPSNPTGVVYSRGELEALADAVLETEVGVLSDEIYEQLTYGDAESTCFAALRPGLSDRTITISGVSKTYAMTGWRIGWSVAPAGVAKFMADLQSQETSNPCSVSQWAALEAIVGPQDSVGVMKAQFAKRREYVMERISRLPDVTCAPPGGAFYAFMNVSRHFNRSLRGITVSDSTSFCMAALNTARVALVMGSAFGAEGYARMSFATSMETIERGFDALEEFLAS, from the coding sequence ATGCCACTGCAGCTAGCGGAACGATCGAACCTGATTGAGCCATCGGCGACCCTGGCGATGGGCGCGGAAGCCAAACGGCTCAAGGCTCAAGGTCTGGAGATCCTCGATTTCGCGCTTGGCGAGCCCGATTTCGATACGCCGCAGAACATCCAGGATGCGGCCTTCCGCGCGATCAAGGAGGGCAAGACTCACTACACCCCCCCCGCCGGCATCCCGGAGCTTCGCCAGGCCGTGGCCCGTCATTACACGGGCCGGGAGAGCCTGCCCACCGACGCCTCTCAAGTCGTCATCTCCAACGGGGCCAAGCACTCGATCCACAACGCCTTGATGGCCGTCTGCGGGCACGGCGACGAGGTCATCATCCCGGCCCCTTACTGGGTCAGCTACTCGGACCTCGTCAAGCTGACCGGGGCGAGTCCGATCGTCGTGCCGACGACGGAGGAATCCGGCTTCAAGCTCACGCCGGACCAGTTCCTGCAAGCCGTGACGCCCCGGACTCGGCTGCTGATGCTCAATAGCCCATCCAACCCGACCGGAGTCGTCTACTCGAGGGGCGAGCTGGAGGCGCTGGCCGATGCCGTCCTGGAGACTGAAGTCGGGGTCCTGTCCGATGAAATCTACGAGCAATTGACTTACGGCGACGCGGAGTCGACGTGCTTCGCCGCTCTGCGGCCCGGACTTTCGGACCGGACGATCACGATCTCAGGGGTCAGCAAGACCTACGCAATGACGGGATGGCGTATCGGATGGAGCGTCGCGCCGGCCGGCGTGGCGAAGTTCATGGCCGACCTTCAGAGCCAGGAGACGAGCAATCCCTGCTCGGTCAGCCAGTGGGCGGCCTTGGAGGCGATCGTCGGTCCGCAGGACTCGGTCGGCGTGATGAAAGCCCAGTTCGCGAAGCGTCGCGAATACGTCATGGAGCGGATCTCCAGGCTCCCCGACGTGACGTGCGCCCCCCCGGGAGGGGCCTTCTATGCCTTCATGAACGTCTCTCGGCATTTCAATCGGAGCCTGCGCGGGATCACCGTCTCGGATTCGACGTCATTCTGCATGGCGGCCCTCAACACCGCGAGGGTCGCGCTCGTCATGGGGTCGGCGTTCGGCGCGGAGGGCTATGCGAGGATGTCGTTCGCGACGAGCATGGAGACGATTGAGCGGGGATTCGACGCGCTCGAGGAGTTCCTTGCGAGCTGA
- a CDS encoding RNA polymerase sigma factor — protein sequence MPLSDIDRKLIDRCLGKEPGAWKDFVDRYLGLIYHVIQHVAHARSRVVSQADMEDIASEVLLKIVDDDYDILRRYQGISSLPTYLTVIVRRICIKDMVKRRREEELGHANAHRATVGDSGEVEAIATAEEVERMLQDLPDREAEVVRLYHLKYMNYREIGKRLGVPEASVGPILSKARKRLRINAEHRDRPESAPAAPGEPRAKADHTAPPVSPQASHIEHRATT from the coding sequence GTGCCCCTGAGCGACATTGATCGCAAACTGATCGACCGATGTCTGGGCAAGGAGCCCGGCGCATGGAAAGACTTCGTCGACCGCTACCTCGGGCTGATCTACCACGTGATACAGCACGTGGCACATGCTCGCAGCCGAGTCGTCTCGCAGGCCGACATGGAGGATATCGCCTCGGAGGTCCTCCTCAAGATCGTCGATGATGATTATGACATCCTCCGCCGCTATCAGGGGATCAGCTCCCTGCCCACCTATCTCACGGTCATCGTGCGGCGGATCTGCATCAAGGACATGGTGAAGCGACGGCGGGAGGAAGAGCTGGGCCATGCCAACGCCCACCGCGCCACCGTCGGCGACTCGGGGGAGGTCGAGGCCATCGCGACGGCGGAGGAGGTCGAGCGCATGCTCCAGGACCTGCCCGACCGCGAAGCCGAGGTCGTCCGCCTGTATCATCTCAAGTACATGAATTACCGGGAAATCGGCAAGCGGCTCGGCGTCCCCGAGGCGTCCGTCGGCCCGATCCTGTCCAAGGCCCGCAAGCGCCTGCGGATCAATGCGGAGCATCGCGATAGGCCGGAGTCGGCTCCTGCGGCGCCGGGCGAGCCGCGTGCCAAGGCGGACCACACCGCCCCGCCCGTCTCACCGCAGGCCTCCCACATCGAGCATCGTGCCACGACCTGA
- a CDS encoding beta-ketoacyl-[acyl-carrier-protein] synthase family protein, producing the protein MHRVVVTGIGVVAPNGIGRREFCEAILEGRSGVKFIESFDTTGLPIRIAGEVKDFDVTPYLKEHRKNAKLMGRAVRFAVGAAAMAVEDSGIDTGQLDPSRIGVCMGTGITPVDVQELVPSIVQGMGSDGTFDMARFAQARSESIFPLWLLQHLPNMAASHISILHHAMGPNNTIVTACAAGTQAVGDAFRLIGRGDADVMLAGGCDSRLDPQLLVAYSAMKAVSSSLRPPTEVSRPFDADRDGFVLGEGAAVLVLENYRRARKRGARIYAEITGYGSSFDAFGITRPEPEGKGAALSMTAALREARADADDVDYINAHGTSTRLNDLMETVAVKRVFGHRAGSIPMSSQKSMIGHLIGASGAVEAAATALSLERGVVPPTINLATPDPDCDLDYVPNTAREVPLRTAISNSFGFGGQNASLVLTRV; encoded by the coding sequence ATGCACCGCGTCGTCGTGACGGGGATTGGAGTCGTCGCACCTAACGGCATTGGCCGCCGGGAGTTCTGCGAGGCGATCCTGGAAGGCCGGTCGGGCGTCAAGTTCATCGAAAGCTTCGATACCACCGGGCTGCCGATCCGGATCGCGGGCGAGGTGAAGGACTTCGACGTTACCCCGTATCTCAAGGAGCATCGCAAGAACGCGAAGCTCATGGGGCGGGCGGTGCGCTTCGCCGTCGGGGCCGCGGCGATGGCGGTCGAGGACAGCGGGATCGACACGGGCCAGCTCGACCCTTCCCGCATCGGGGTCTGCATGGGGACGGGGATCACCCCGGTGGACGTGCAGGAGCTCGTCCCGTCGATCGTCCAGGGCATGGGCAGCGACGGGACCTTCGATATGGCCCGGTTCGCCCAGGCTCGCTCGGAGTCGATCTTCCCCCTGTGGCTACTCCAGCACCTGCCAAACATGGCGGCTTCTCACATCTCCATCTTGCATCACGCCATGGGGCCCAACAACACGATCGTCACCGCATGCGCGGCGGGGACGCAGGCCGTCGGGGACGCCTTCCGGCTCATAGGCCGGGGCGACGCCGACGTCATGCTGGCCGGCGGATGTGACAGTCGCCTGGATCCGCAGCTCCTGGTCGCCTACTCGGCGATGAAGGCCGTCAGCTCCTCCCTGCGCCCGCCCACGGAGGTCTCCCGGCCGTTCGACGCCGACCGGGACGGCTTCGTCCTCGGCGAGGGGGCGGCGGTCCTCGTCCTCGAGAATTACCGGAGGGCCAGGAAGCGAGGGGCCCGGATCTACGCGGAGATAACCGGCTATGGCTCATCCTTCGACGCCTTCGGCATCACCCGCCCGGAGCCGGAGGGGAAGGGGGCGGCCCTGTCCATGACCGCGGCCCTGCGCGAGGCGCGGGCGGACGCCGACGATGTGGATTACATCAATGCCCACGGGACGAGCACCCGGCTGAACGACCTGATGGAAACCGTCGCCGTGAAGCGGGTGTTCGGGCACCGCGCCGGCTCGATCCCCATGAGTTCCCAGAAGTCGATGATCGGCCACCTGATCGGGGCGTCTGGCGCCGTCGAGGCGGCGGCCACGGCCCTCTCGCTGGAACGGGGCGTCGTGCCGCCCACCATCAACCTCGCCACGCCCGACCCGGATTGCGACCTCGACTACGTCCCCAACACCGCCCGGGAGGTTCCGCTCCGCACGGCCATCTCCAACAGCTTCGGCTTCGGCGGACAGAACGCTTCCCTCGTCCTAACGAGGGTTTGA